The segment TTTGCCAAATGTGAGGACGCAACCATTCGAAAAGCCGGCCGTGAGTAAGCCCACCTTAAAAATACCAGCAGTGAAACCAAAGCCCATTCAAGGAGTTGGCGGAGGGGGAGCTGCGGGAAAATTTAAGTCGACCGCAGTAGCAAAAGGGCCGGCAATAAAAAACAAGCTTGCCAGCCAATTGTCGACCAGAATGAAGGCCAAGAGCAACGTCAGCAAGTACGTAGGTCTTCAAAAGAATGTTCGAAATCGGCCGGAGCTGATGAGAGAGTTGGTTGAGGCTGGGACCACTGAACTCCCACTGCCTCCCAATACGCCGCTGGAAGAGAAGATAAGTTTCCCTGCTCTGGTCACATTCACGCAGTGCAAGACCAACAATTGCAGTCAAGAAATGATAGAAGCCTTGGGTGAGATTTCAAATCTGAGTCCAGTGGGTCCAATGAGCAGCCACCGAGATTCGAAAGCGAAGCGGAAATTTGACTTTTCTAGGTACTCTTTGATAAAAACGGCAGCTGAAGAGAGTTTGATCTTGGATCCATATCTGGCTAAGGGTAAGTACAACAGGAATAAAATGGAGTAAAATGTAATATTATTGGTTTCcagatcaagatgataaagaaCAAGAAAATTCTACTCTGAAGGCAGCTGCGGAGCAAACCCCTCCTCGCAGGATTTCCGATGAGAAGCCCAACTACTTAAGTCCATATGTGAGCGTCTCGCGCGGTAAAGTCAACTCTCGCTGTGATCGTGAGAAGCGAAACAGCATGTATTTGCCCGGTGAGGAGTATCCTGTTGCCAATCGGCGGGCCCTCGAGTCGGTGCTCTACTTTCGCATACAGCTGGAGAATGAGATTCGACGACTGCGAGATATCTGCAGCGAGTGGGAAGCCTATAGCAAGGAGAATGAGGCGCATCTGGTTGAGACGGGCGGCATAGATATGATCAATGTGGCCATTGGACAGACAAATTTGCTCTCTACCAAGAAATTGATGCAGTTCAGCGGTCTGATTGACCGTTGCGAGGCGGGAGCTACGGGCAAGAACCATCGACCCTACGATGGCAGCGAGGAGACGAAACCCGTCCAGGCAGAGGATCTGGAAGGGTGGTGGGACATGCTGCGACTCCAGAGTGAGAATGTTGACAAGCGCTTTGATAACTTGAAGCGATGGAAACAGAACAATTGGCAGGACCCCGATGCAGTTGAGGAATCGAAAATACCAGCCAAGCCTGTGGCCAAACCAAAGTCTAAGCTGGGCAACAATTTAAACGCTAAGCCCAAGGTCAAGGCCAGCAGTAACT is part of the Drosophila miranda strain MSH22 chromosome Y unlocalized genomic scaffold, D.miranda_PacBio2.1 Contig_Y1_pilon, whole genome shotgun sequence genome and harbors:
- the LOC117191120 gene encoding guanylate kinase-associated protein mars-like isoform X1, giving the protein MQRHRELYKQQSLAFSPRNFNEQNRELQNAALAKQRIISVSPTPVKRAAPIPPSEEAQPRLTYVAPPKENRKPELPQQQRNPTRDLYIKRFVDWKAARKEQTKNEQIARRGQKMFTYKTETLKPATNPQKEQENAPAFVPPKRHSLYVLAKKTQCTQTAAERKQPLATQLRTQGHPSRLRAQPAATMAKLQHATSRPQPVTVKTQTSNMKHQTSARNVQPATVKPTPSRALPLKPTAGPKPKAADLVVGPSANGVVHLPNVRTQPFEKPAVSKPTLKIPAVKPKPIQGVGGGGAAGKFKSTAVAKGPAIKNKLASQLSTRMKAKSNVSKYVGLQKNVRNRPELMRELVEAGTTELPLPPNTPLEEKISFPALVTFTQCKTNNCSQEMIEALGEISNLSPVGPMSSHRDSKAKRKFDFSRYSLIKTAAEESLILDPYLAKDQDDKEQENSTLKAAAEQTPPRRISDEKPNYLSPYVSVSRGKVNSRCDREKRNSMYLPGEEYPVANRRALESVLYFRIQLENEIRRLRDICSEWEAYSKENEAHLVETGGIDMINVAIGQTNLLSTKKLMQFSGLIDRCEAGATGKNHRPYDGSEETKPVQAEDLEGWWDMLRLQSENVDKRFDNLKRWKQNNWQDPDAVEESKIPAKPVAKPKSKLGNNLNAKPKVKASSNLMQLLRKAHAEMKKAKADVVSADDAPQTPTRSSTQRVIVVRDRRSFSPARTVLRMSVGESRSSNGGNTLLKSAILAAAEQNALNHTPPPNKGRQSILKKPGTSKRESRGVIFSTKKNVRHFKFTYEEGTISDDQGPAENEPQSAS
- the LOC117191120 gene encoding guanylate kinase-associated protein mars-like isoform X2; translated protein: MQRHRELYKQQSLAFSPRNFNEQNRELQNAALAKQRIISVSPTPVKRAAPIPPSEEAQPRLTYVAPPKENRKPELPQQQRNPTRDLYIKRFVDWKAARKEQTKNEQIARRGQKMFTYKTETLKPATNPQKEQENAPAFVPPKRHSLYVLAKKTQCTQTAAERKQPLATQLRTQGHPSRLRAQPAATMAKLQHATSRPQPVTVKTQTSNMKHQTSARNVQPATVKPTPSRALPLKPTAGPKPKAADLVVGPSANGVVHLPNVRTQPFEKPAVSKPTLKIPAVKPKPIQGVGGGGAAGKFKSTAVAKGPAIKNKLASQLSTRMKAKSNVSKYVGLQKNVRNRPELMRELVEAGTTELPLPPNTPLEEKISFPALVTFTQCKTNNCSQEMIEALGEISNLSPVGPMSSHRDSKAKRKFDFSRYSLIKTAAEESLILDPYLAKDDKEQENSTLKAAAEQTPPRRISDEKPNYLSPYVSVSRGKVNSRCDREKRNSMYLPGEEYPVANRRALESVLYFRIQLENEIRRLRDICSEWEAYSKENEAHLVETGGIDMINVAIGQTNLLSTKKLMQFSGLIDRCEAGATGKNHRPYDGSEETKPVQAEDLEGWWDMLRLQSENVDKRFDNLKRWKQNNWQDPDAVEESKIPAKPVAKPKSKLGNNLNAKPKVKASSNLMQLLRKAHAEMKKAKADVVSADDAPQTPTRSSTQRVIVVRDRRSFSPARTVLRMSVGESRSSNGGNTLLKSAILAAAEQNALNHTPPPNKGRQSILKKPGTSKRESRGVIFSTKKNVRHFKFTYEEGTISDDQGPAENEPQSAS